Part of the Labilibaculum antarcticum genome, ATAAGAGCTGGAGGTATTTATTATTTGGTGTGCTTTAAGTATGTTTTAAAATCGGATATAGATGATACTATTTTAATGTGCGAAGGAACTGTAAGATCCTCTTGCTTAAGTTGTAATCCTGTTGTAAGTACATCAATTTTGCTGAAGTTCCCTGCTAAAGATGTTAGGTAATTATTCAATTCTAGAAGAGTGATCGGAGAAATAAAAGAGGTAAATAATCCATCTGGATTATAATCATTTACCACTTTTTGCAAATCCCCAAAGGGAAGATCTTGCCCCAAATACAATGTTTTCACCCCATTTTTTTTAGCGATATAATTGTAAAATAAAATACTTATTTCATGAAGCTCGTCTTCTTTTAGAAAAAATATTATTTTTTTTGCATTTTCTTGTCTTGCACTGGAGATTGAATCGATTGCTGCAAAGAGTTTCTGTCGTACCAAATTAGAAATAAAATGTTCTTGCGCAGGACTTATGGTTCCAACTTGCCATAAAATTCCAATTCGCTGAAAAAAAGGAAAAAGGATCTGTGTTGTTGCTTCTTCCATGCCTTTTTCAAACAAGCATCTATTTAATATTGATTCAAAAAGATTCTCATCAAAATTAATTGTTGCCAATATAAGCTTATCAATGCTGGTGTCCTCGACACTACTGTTTCTTGCTAATTCTAAAACACTGGTTTCCAGATCAATATTTTCCAGTTTCGCTATTCGTGAAATTTTTATTCCCGAAGTGTTTAGCATAGAGATATTTAGAAGCCTTTTTAAATCTTCATCAGAATAAAAGCGAATATTTGTCTCAGTTCGTTGCGGCTGAATAATTCCATACCTTCTCTCCCACACCCGTATGGTATGTGCTTTGACACCTGTTATTTGCTCAAGATCTTTTATGGAATATCGACTCATTTAATTGATGTTATAGTTATCAAGACAGATTAACCTCTTAGCAGTAAAACTAAATAAAAATACATAAAACCTGCAGGAATCCTACAGGTTTTATTGGTTTTTACTCTGGCAACAGAACTTTATCAATTGCATGTATCACCCCATTTATTCCTTGAACGTTTGTTGCAATCACATTAGTGTTTCCATTAATTACAACACCCGAACTGGTATCAATATCAAGTTGACTGGTCTCATTTAAGGTTGGTACCATTCCTGTCGTTACATCTTCTGCACGAACATTTCCCGATACAACATGATAAAGTAAAATTGGAGTTAATGTTTCTGAACTCAAATCATCTATTCCTGATACTCCCAAGTCTGCGAACAGAGCTTCGAAAGCAGCATCAGTTGGTGCAAATATTGTAAAAGGGCCCTCTCCGCTCAAGGTTTCAGCTAAACCGGCTTTCACGACTGCTGCTACTAAATAATCAAATGTAGGATCTGCAATAGCAATTTCAACTACATTTGGAGGAAGAAGCACCTTGTCGATAATATGAATCACTCCGTTAAATGCTTCAATGTCGGCAGTTGTTACAGTAGCATCTTTGTTGATCTTTACATTAGCATCAACATCTATTCTTACAACAACAGGATCTGCATCCGGACTATCAGTACTTAATGTTTCAACATAGCCATTACTTAAATCTGTTGACATTGCTTTGCTGCCTATAACATGATAGAGTAAAATTTGAGTAAGTGCATCAGCTGAAAGATCTTCTATTCCTGCAACTCCAAGAGTATTGAATAAATCCTGAAATGCTGCATTTGTTGGAGCAAAAACCGTAAATGTGCCTTCTGAATCTAGAGTTTGTACTAATCCTGCCTTGTCAAGTGCAGCAACTAAACTTGTAAAGTCAGCGTTCGACGATGCGATATCGGCTATTGATTGTGGCTCTTCTTTTGCGCCTGGAACTATCACTTTATCAATAACGTGAACAACTCCATTTTTTCCTTGTACATCAGTTGCAAGGATATTAGAATTTCCATTCAGAACTACTCCTGATCCTTCTGTATTAATATCTAAATCGAAATCTTGATTTAATGTTGGCACTGTTCCTGTACTCACATCTGCAGCTCTAACATTTCCTGAGACTACGTGAGCAAGAAGTATTGGTGTTAAAGCTTCAGCGCTTAAATCAGCAATGCCAGAAACTCCTAAATCTGTAAAAAGGGCTTCAAATGCTGCATCTGTTGGAGCAAAAACGGTAAAAGGTCCCTCGCCTTTTAGTGCATTAACCAAATCGGCTTTTACCACAGCAGCAACCAGATGTGTAAATGAAGCATTCGCAATTGCAACATCAACAACAGTTGGAGGCAATAAAACCTTATCAATTATATGAATCACACCATTTGAAGCCATAACATCAGCGGTGCTAACATTGGTTGTTCCATTCAATTTAACTCCTGAGCTCAAATCAACTAAAATTTTAATTGCATAATCTCCGGGGGTGTAGGAACTCAATGATTCAAAATATCCATTGCTTAAATTACTTGATTTGGCTTCGGTTCCAAGTACATGATATAGAAGGATTGGAGTTAGGGTTTCAGCACTAAGATCGGAAATGCCAGAAACGCCAAGAGTGGTAAAAAGTTCTTCGAAGGCAGCATTGGTTGGTGCGAAGACTGTGAAAGGCCCAGCACCTTTTAATGTATTTACAAGATTCGCCTTACTCAATGCTTCAACTAAAATAGAAAAGTCTGCGCTACTAACAGCTACATCCACTATGGTTTCTTCCATAGCTACGGGCTGTGTGTTGTCGTCATCATCATCAGTACAAGCTACTGTGAATACTAAAAAACTAAATAGGAAGAATACTCCCAAACTAAATTTGTTGTTTCTCGATTTCATATCATTATTTTTAATGGTTCAATCTAGAAACAAATAAAGTTTATTTTTGTTCATTCTTTTCGAGAAAAAAATAAACAAAAATTCAATTTTCTATTAATTTATTTTTCAGACATGATTTTTTCGACTTGAACTACTGGGGTGAGATTTAATTTATTTTCTGATTTTGCTACAATTGTAGCTACAGTTGCATCTCCTGTTACATTAACGACTGTTCGCAACATATCCAAAGGTCGGTCAATACCTAAAATTAAAGCCAACCCCTCAATAGGGATGCCAACAGATGTTAGCACAATTATTAACATTACGATACTTCCACCTGGCACTCCTGGTGTTCCAATTGAAGCTAATGTAGCTGTTACGACAATTATCAATTGGTCATAAATATCTAAATCTATACCAAAAACCTGGGCTATAAACACAGCAGCAATTGCTTGATAACAGCTGGTTCCATCCATATTTATTGTAACTCCAACCGGCAGTACAAAACTTGCAACCTCATTGGCCACTCCTAAATCATTTTCTACACACTCCATAGTTAGTGGAAGTGTTGCTGCGCTTGAACTAGTTGAAAAAGCTAATAATTGAGCTGGTGAAATAGCCTTGTAAAAATCGGTGTACTTAATTGAAGTAAATATTTTTAGAAATAATGGATAGATTACAAATATCATTACCAAGAGTCCTAAAATAACCGTGATTGCATACAACCCTAAGGCAGAAAATAAATCAAGATCACCAGAAAAGTCTACTATTAATCCTGCAATGAGAGCAAAAACACCGTAGGGTGCAAAAAGCATGATGATGTCTATTATTTTAAGAATAATGGCATCTATCCCATCAAAAAACTCTCTTACAATCTTAACTTTCTTATCTTCTAAAATTACCATTGCAACACCAAATAGAATTGCAAAGAAAATGATCTGCAGCATTTTAGAATTATCTGTGGCGGCCTTAAAAAAGTTGGAGGGAACTACATCGACAAGAAATTTAAGAGGAGATTCATTCTTCAATTCAGAAGCCTGGTCCTTTTTCAAGTCAATTGTTGCATTGTATTTTTCCTGCAACTCTATCTTTTTATGGTCGGGAAAAGTATTTCCTGGTTCTATGCTATTCACCAATAACAGACCAAAGCTGACAGCAATAATTGTGGATAACAAATAAAGCGAAATTGTTTTTATACCTATCCTGGAAAGCTTTGTGATATTGGAAAGGCTTGATATTCCTTTTATTAACGAAACGAAAATTAGAGGAACCGCTATTAATTTTAAAAGATTTAGGAAAATGCTACCCCATGGTTTGATCCAATCATTGGTGAAATCAGACAAGTCAAAATATACAGCGAACATACCTGCTATAATTCCAAGTCCCATTCCTATTAATATCTTCACGTAAAGAGGCATTTTTTTCCGCATGATTAAACTATATTTTCAGATGAGTAGTAAAGATAATTTATAAGACTAGAAAAACAAAGCCCGAAAACCAAAGGCTTTCGGGCTGAAATATCTTTTTAGAAAAGAATTAGCATCCACATCCGCTACCGCATCCGCCATCATCGCAACTTCCGCTATCACATCCTCCTTGTGGAGCATATGCTTCTTTCATTTCTTCTTCTGAAGCATCTCTAACCTCAATAACTTCACCTTTGAAGAAAAGAGCATCACCAGCAAGTGGGTGATTGAAATCCATTTTGATAATTGCATCTGTAACTTCAAGAACGATTCCATTCATTCTACGTCCAGAATTATCTTGCATAGGTACAACATTTCCTTCAGCAATAACTTCTGAATCAAATTCTCCGTTTACTTCAAAAATATTTTTAGGAAGATCAATAACAGCTTCTTCTGATGCCTCACCATAAGCCTCCTCTGTGTCCAATTTGAAATCAAAAGAATCGCCTACTTTTAAGCCCATCAATTTTTCTTCAAATTTTTCTAACATCTGTCCTGCACCACATAAATATGTAAGTGGAGTTTCTGTTACTGCTTTTTCAATAATCTCTCCTGAAAGATCAGTTTTTAATTCATAAATAACTGAAACAACCTTATCTTTTGAAATTGTCATAAAATCTTCTTTTTTTATTAATTATATCCTTAAATCAATTCCTAAAACCGCGGAATTTTATACAAAGAAAGTACAATTATTTCTTTATTCAAATAAAAGAGGACTTGATAGTCTAAATTTACCCCTTTTAATTTAATTATAATGTTCCGGATTTAAAGCATCAGGTCTCCAGTTATATAAGAACGATTTAACTTTTTCAAAATTATACGCATTTTCTTGTTCTAAATTTCCCGTGTTTTGTGTGTGAAGACGTTCACCATCACCATTTAATACAATCATAACAGGAAAACCAAATCTTTGAGGATAACCAAGTTCCGCTAAAGCATCCAAATTTTTATTTTCTTTACTGTAATTCACTTCAAGAAAGATATAATTGTCATCTAAAAGCTTGGTTATTTCAGTTTCGGTATGTAGATAAGTGTGCATTTTTATACACCAAGGACACCAATTTCCTCCAATTTGAAGTAAAACATGTTTCCCTTGTACTTTTGCTATACTTAGTGCTTTAGCTATTTCTTGTTTCGCATTAAGTGAAGGATCATAGGGCTTTTGTCCTATTGATGTTAGACTAAAGGTTAAAAGTAAACCTACTAGAATGGCAATTTTTCGTATTTTCATGTTTGTGTTTAGATTTCAAATTTGGAGCAATTTAAAGTAAATTGAAGAAAAATCAAGGAAATTTATTTTTTTAACGAACCAATAACATTTAAGGGGTGTGTATTCTCAAAATACATGTTGTAAAAAACAGTAGATATGGCTAAGTTTAAAGGGATAAACCCTAGTTTTACGAAGAATTAACAAGAAAAATACTTCTATGTCTGAACAGATTACGTCATCCGATCTTCTTTTTGATAAAGAGCACATTTGGCATCCATATACTTCAATGCACAACCCATTACCAGTTTACCCTGTGGTTTCGGCCAATGGCGTGCGGCTCACATTGGATTCTGGTCAAGAGATTATTGATGGCATGTCGTCATGGTGGTGCGCGGTTCATGGATATAATCATCCAGTTTTGAATGATGCTATTCAAGAGCAATTACAACAGATGTCGCATGTGATGTTTGGTGGTATTACTCACAAACCAGCCATTGAATTAGCTAAATTGCTGGTTGAGTTAAGCCCCGAAGGAATGGAAAAAGTTTTCTTTTGTGATTCTGGTTCAGTATCGGTTGAAGTCGCAATGAAAATGGCCCTTCAATATTGGTTCGCTAAAGGAAATCAAAAGAAAAATAAATTTCTAAGTATTCGATCTGGATATCATGGTGACACTTTTAATGCAATGTCGGTTTGTGATCCTGTAACAGGAATGCATGAAATATTTAGTGGTATTTTACCCATTAATTATTTCGCAGAATCGCCGACTTGTGGCTTTCATGATGAATGGGATCCTGATTCCTTTCAATCCATGCAAAATATGATTGAAAAACACCATAAAGAACTTGCGGCGATTGTATTAGAGCCTATTGTTCAAGGTGCTGGAGGAATGAAGTTTTACCATCCGCAGTACTTAACGGAACTGCGAAGAGCATGTAATGAGTATGACATACTGCTAATTCTCGATGAAATCGCTACCGGATTTGGTCGAACCGGGAAGTTTTTTGCTTCTGAACATTCTGGTATTTCTCCGGATATTATGTGTGTCGGTAAAGCGATTACCGGAGGTTATTTGAGCTTTGCCGCTACTCTAACTTCAAAAAAAATAAGTGATGGAATTTCAGGAGGTGCTCCCGGTTGCTTTATGCATGGACCCACTTTTATGGGAAATCCGTTAGCTTGTGCAGTTGGTGTTGCAAGTATTAAACTATTATTGGAATCATCATGTTTGGATAAGGTTCGTGAAATAGAGAAACAATTAATTGAAAATCTAGCAGTAGCGAAAGAATTGAAACAAGTAAATGATGTAAGAGTTCTTGGAGCCATTGGAGTAATTGAAATGAAAGAGGCAGTAAATATGGCATCCATTCAGAAACAATTTATTGAGAATGGTATTTGGGTGCGACCTTTTGGAAAAATGGTATATATTATGCCGCCATTTATTATCTCCGAACGAGATTTATCTTTTCTTTGCAAAGCTTTAGTTAAAGTGATCGCAATACAATAACTGGAAATGGATCAAAAATTAAACAAATATAACGAGGAACTGCAGATGCTTAAAGAATCTGGAAATTTTCGTGCACTAAAGAATATATCTGCAAACGGATATAAGGTTAATCTCTCGTCTAATGATTATTTAGGAGTTAGCAAAAAGAATATTCCTCGACCAAAAGGGAATTCTTTTGGCTCGGGATCATCTCGTCTGCTAACAGGTAATTTTAAAGAATACGTGTTGTTGGAAAATGAATTGGAAAAATTATATGGTCGCCCTGCCCTATTTTTTAATTCAGGATATCATGCCAATATCGGTATTTTAGCAGCCTTGGCTGAAAAGGATGATTTGATAATATCTGATAAATTGAATCATGCAAGTATTATTGATGGCATACGTTTGAGCAGTGCAGAGCAAGTACGGTTTAAACATGCTGATTACGATCATTTAACACATATTCTTGACACAAAGCGAAAAGATTACAATCGCGTTTTTATTGTTAGTGAATCGGTATTTAGCATGGATGGTGATGAAGCAGATCTCGAAAAACTAATCGAAATCAAAAAACGTTTTGATTGCTTTTTATATATTGACGAAGCTCATACCCTAGGTGTTAGAGGAACTAAAGGTCTTGGTTTATCGGAAGAAAAATCATGTCTTGATGATATTGATTTATTGGTTGGTACCTTTGGAAAAGCAATGAATTCGGTAGGAGCTTTTGTCGTTTGTGATTCTATTTTAAAGGAGTATTTAATCAATAAAATGCGTTCTTTGATTTTCACGACAGCTCTACCTCCTATTGTAATTAGCTGGAACTACATCATGCTGCGAACAATTGTGAAAATGAAAATGGAACGGGAGCATTTACATTTCATATCTAATCAATTAAGAGATGGTCTGAAAGATGCCGGTATAGCTACGATGGGAAGCTCAAATATTATTCCTGTTTTGGTTGGAGACAGTCAGAAATGCATTAATTTAGCTGAGTATTTACAAAAAAAAGGATTTTTGGTATTCGCCATTCGTCCACCTGCAGTGCCTAAAGATTCTGCAAGACTAAGAATATCTGTTTGTGCAGATATGGATTGGGAGGATATTAAAGATTTGCCAGAACTGATAAAGAACTATTGCAATGAAAATTGAATGGTTACACAAATCTGAGAATGAAAAATGCATTTTATTTATGAATGGATGGGGTTGCGATGGAACACCTTTTCAATCTATAAATTCAAATGAATTTGATGTACTAATGTGTTTCGATTATCGAGATATTTTGATTCCGAAAGAAGTTGAAAGACTTTTTGAAAACTATCAGGAAGTACATTTGGTTGCATGGTCGCTTGGTGTTTATGTTGCGAACATGACTTGCTTTAAATGGAAGGATGTATTCGCTAGTAAAATAGCTATAAATGGGACTTTACAGGGTATTGACAATTTGAAAGGCATTTCGCCGGCAATCTTCCAAGGCACTATCAATGGGTTAAATTCTCGAACAATTGATAAGTTTTGGCTTCGAATGTGTGGCGGTAAAGTTGGGTATGATCTGTTCAAAGAGCAATTACCGCAACGCGGTATAGATGAGCAAAAGGAGGAATTAATAATATTGCAGGAAGTTATACAAAATCATTTTGTTGACTGGAATTTATATGATTCTGTATTGTTGGGAAAAAACGATCTGATTTTTCCATTTGAAAATTTAGAAAATGCCTGGAGTGAGCAGGAAAATGTTATTATTAAGGAGAATACTCCTCACTTTTGTTTTTACAGTTGGGATTCGTGGGATGATTTAATGAAGGAATGTAAAAGTGCAACATCAAAATATTAATAAAGACAAAGTACAAAAAGGTTTCGTGAAAAGTATTGAAACCTATCGTAAACATGCTATCGTTCAGGAGGCTATCGCATCCAGATTGATGAATGAATTGCTACGCCATCCTGTTCGCAAATTCTCAAAAGTTCTTGAAATTGGTTGTGGTCCGGCTGTTCTAACAGAGAAGTTTTTTCAACAATTTGGCGCTGATTTGTACTATGCCAATGATATCGTTGAGGAATACTCAAACGTTCTTACTTCCATTCATCCTGATATAAAGTTTTTTGGTGGAGATATTGAATCTATGGATTTACCTGATTCTTTAGATCTAATAATTTCGAGCTCAACTTTCCAGTGGTTCAATAACTTAGATGGGTTTTTATTAAAAATTCACAAGGCTTTAAAACCAGAAGGCTTACTTGTATTCAGTACTTTTGGACCTGATAATTACAGAGAAATACGAGAAGTGAATGGCAAAGGATTAAATTATCTGTCATTTGGAAAACACGAAAAGCTTTTGTCTGAAAAATTTGAAATTCTTTGGAGTGACAGGGAAATTATTACTCGTTTTTTCTCAAATCCTCTTGGAGTTCTTACCCATATGAAGCAAACCGGGGTAAACGGAATACCAGGAAAGGCTTGGACTAAAAGCGATTTAAAGAAATTTGAAGAGGATTATCAAGATTTGTTTGGTACCGATTTAGGTGTGCCTCTCACCTATCAACCATTATATTTTATTGCTAAACCTAAAAAGTAAAATCGATAATGCCAACATATTTTATTGCAGGAATTGATACTGATACTGGCAAAACATTTGCGACAGGTCTGATGGCCAAGTATTTACTGAATCAAGGAAAGTCAGTTATTACGCAAAAATTTGCACAAACTGGATGCAAAGGAATCTCCGAAGATATTTTGATGCACCGTGAAATAATGGGAATCGAAATTCAAGATGTGGATAAGGATGGAACCACTTGTCCATATGTATTCGACTACCCTGCTTCTCCTCATTTGGCAGCCAAAATGCAAAATCAGGAAATTGATATTAAAAGAATCGAAAAATCAACTTCAATTCTTGAAAACCAATTTGACTATCTTTTATTGGAAGGTGTTGGTGGCATGCATGTACCTATAACTTTAGACTATTCACTTCTTGATTTTATGGAAGAGAAAAAATATCCGATGATTTTAGTAACATCATCGAAATTGGGTAGCATTAATCACACTTTACTTAGTCTTGAAGTTGCAAGACAAAGAAAAATTCCAATTCAAGGATTAATCTACAATAAATTTCCTGCAAACAGCGAATTCATTTTAAAAGACTCAATTCATGTTTTTAAAACCTATTTAAAAAAATATGGTTTTGATTGTCCGGTTATTGAGATTCCGGAAATTAAAAAAGGTGAAATGTCAAATGTTGATTTCGGACAACTTTTTTCCAGCAATAAGTCAAAGTGAGTAAAATCACATAAACGAGATAAATAGTTAAGCCTTCAAGAAGGAAACAAACTGACCCTATAGCAACAGACGTTAAAAAGGATCAATTCTCAGGCAGTTAAGACCTGATATCTTTGCCTTTAATAGTCACATAATCAATCATAAGTAGCATTATTATTGATTTCAAATAAGTAAGTAATCTGGACAAAAGAAGGTCCTTTTTCTCGAATTTATTGATTTCGATCGTAATTTCCGTTAATTAAGATCTAAAGATCCTAATATGCTTGTTTATTCGATGGATTTTGTCTTTTTTTGTACTTGCTTATTTGTAATGATTCCACATAAAACAAAGTCTCGGTTTTTTCTTAAAAAGACTAAGTTTTGATGGAATAATTGAATTTGAATAAATAAAGAATGAGATCACAAAAAGTTATTGAAATCAGAAATCTTACCGACTCCACTTACATTATCAGAATGGAGAAAAAAGATTTCACATTTAAAACCGGTCAATACATCACTCTGGGATTTTCGGGTAGTATTGATCGAAGGGAATATTCCATATATAGCTCCGAAGATGATATTTTTCTGGAAGTGTTAATTAAAGAAGTGGAAAACGGTTTGGTTTCAAAAAAACTAAAACGATGTAAAGTTGGCGATTATCTGGATGTTGATGGGCCTTTTGGTCATTTCTCATTAGAGGAATCAGAAATTGGAGAAAAAAAATTTTTATTTATTGCCACCGGTACCGGAATATCACCAATTCACAGTTTTGTAAAAACACATCCGGAAATGGATTTCCAAGTGCTTCATGGTGTCCGTATTGAAGAGGAAGCATATGAAAAAGAAAGTTATGCGAATGGAAAATATATACTATGTACTTCTCGAGATAAATCCGGAAATTACCATGGCAGAGTAACGGATTACTTATTGAAAAATCCAATACCCTCAGATACTGTTTGTTATTTGTGCGGTAATTGCCATATGATTTATGAGGTTTATGATATTCTTGAAAAACAAGGTATTTCATTAGGCCCTATCCATACAGAAGTTTACTTTTAAGAAAATTTTTAAAATGAAATATCATCTTGTATCATTGGGATGTCAAATGAACGCTTCGGATGGAGAAAGAGTTCGTTCGGTAATTGAGAATATGGGTTATCGGTGGACTGATAATGAAGAAGAAGCAAATTTAATAGGAATTTTGGCTTGTTCTGTCCGCCAAAAAGCCATCGACAAAGTATACTCCAAAATTCATAAATGGAATCAATGGAAAGATAAACGTAACCTAATCACATTTGTTTCTGGTTGTATATTACCTTCCGATTTTGATAAATTTCTCAAATTATTTGATGTGATTTTTCAAATGAAAGATCTACCTAAATTACCTGAAATGATTCAGCAGTATGGGATTACAACTCCTGTTGGTTTGCAACAAGGCTTTGATTCTCAGAACGAAAACATTTCAGAATTTTGGAATGTTAAACCTCACTATACTTCAGATTTTGAGGCTTTTGTGCCTATTCAAAATGGTTGTGATAAGTTTTGTTCGTTCTGTGCGGTACCCTATACCCGAGGTCGTGAAGTTTCTCGGCCCTCAATCGAAATTGTTGACGAAGTTAAAAGTTTGGTAGAAAAAGGATATAAGTCTATCACTTTGCTTGGACAAAATGTTAATTCGTATGGTCTGGATAAAAAAGGCGATGAAATTGATTTTCCAGAATTACTCCGTAAAGTTGGAGAATTAGGAAATGAATTGAAAAAGGAATTTTGGGTTTATTTTACCTCTCCCCATCCGCGCGATATGACTGACAAAGTTATCGAAGTAATTGCTCAATATAAACATTTAGCAAAGCAAATTCACTTGCCTGTTCAATCTGGGGATGATAAGGTACTTATCCACATGAATCGCAAGCATGGAATGGAGAAATACCGTCAAATTGTTCACACTATTAAAAGGTTAATTCCGGAGGCTACCCTCTTTACAGATATCATTGTTGGTTTTACCGGTGAGAGTGATGAGCAGTTTGAAAATACCCGAAAAGCAATGGAGGAATTCAAATACAATATGGCTTATATTGCTGTTTATTCTCCGCGGCCAGGTGCCTTAAGTCATCGTTGGTTCGACGATGTAAGTCTGGATATTAAGAAAGAAAGACATCATATTTTAACGAAGGATTTAAAAATTCATTCGAAAAATTACAATATGACCATGGTGGGTAAAACTTTTCGATTATTGGTGAAAGGCAAGGCGAAGCATGATGGTTACCTTGCCGGATTAACGGAAGGAAGAATTAACGTTCGGTTTTTATCTCAGGATGAGAGTCTAATTGGAGAATTTGTGGATATTAAAATTACATCGACAGCTGATTTTTCAGTTGAAGGTGAACTGGTAATAATAAAAGAAAGTGTAGCGTGAAAAAAGTGGCCTTTAA contains:
- a CDS encoding ferredoxin--NADP reductase — translated: MRSQKVIEIRNLTDSTYIIRMEKKDFTFKTGQYITLGFSGSIDRREYSIYSSEDDIFLEVLIKEVENGLVSKKLKRCKVGDYLDVDGPFGHFSLEESEIGEKKFLFIATGTGISPIHSFVKTHPEMDFQVLHGVRIEEEAYEKESYANGKYILCTSRDKSGNYHGRVTDYLLKNPIPSDTVCYLCGNCHMIYEVYDILEKQGISLGPIHTEVYF
- the bioC gene encoding malonyl-ACP O-methyltransferase BioC, which translates into the protein MKSIETYRKHAIVQEAIASRLMNELLRHPVRKFSKVLEIGCGPAVLTEKFFQQFGADLYYANDIVEEYSNVLTSIHPDIKFFGGDIESMDLPDSLDLIISSSTFQWFNNLDGFLLKIHKALKPEGLLVFSTFGPDNYREIREVNGKGLNYLSFGKHEKLLSEKFEILWSDREIITRFFSNPLGVLTHMKQTGVNGIPGKAWTKSDLKKFEEDYQDLFGTDLGVPLTYQPLYFIAKPKK
- the miaB gene encoding tRNA (N6-isopentenyl adenosine(37)-C2)-methylthiotransferase MiaB, whose amino-acid sequence is MKYHLVSLGCQMNASDGERVRSVIENMGYRWTDNEEEANLIGILACSVRQKAIDKVYSKIHKWNQWKDKRNLITFVSGCILPSDFDKFLKLFDVIFQMKDLPKLPEMIQQYGITTPVGLQQGFDSQNENISEFWNVKPHYTSDFEAFVPIQNGCDKFCSFCAVPYTRGREVSRPSIEIVDEVKSLVEKGYKSITLLGQNVNSYGLDKKGDEIDFPELLRKVGELGNELKKEFWVYFTSPHPRDMTDKVIEVIAQYKHLAKQIHLPVQSGDDKVLIHMNRKHGMEKYRQIVHTIKRLIPEATLFTDIIVGFTGESDEQFENTRKAMEEFKYNMAYIAVYSPRPGALSHRWFDDVSLDIKKERHHILTKDLKIHSKNYNMTMVGKTFRLLVKGKAKHDGYLAGLTEGRINVRFLSQDESLIGEFVDIKITSTADFSVEGELVIIKESVA
- the bioD gene encoding dethiobiotin synthase — its product is MPTYFIAGIDTDTGKTFATGLMAKYLLNQGKSVITQKFAQTGCKGISEDILMHREIMGIEIQDVDKDGTTCPYVFDYPASPHLAAKMQNQEIDIKRIEKSTSILENQFDYLLLEGVGGMHVPITLDYSLLDFMEEKKYPMILVTSSKLGSINHTLLSLEVARQRKIPIQGLIYNKFPANSEFILKDSIHVFKTYLKKYGFDCPVIEIPEIKKGEMSNVDFGQLFSSNKSK